Proteins encoded together in one Telopea speciosissima isolate NSW1024214 ecotype Mountain lineage chromosome 6, Tspe_v1, whole genome shotgun sequence window:
- the LOC122664384 gene encoding golgin candidate 3-like isoform X2, whose translation MWSSIANLKENLNQMALDVQDAAEELEIYRTSTGEDPSLSDRRISHRFAQSKSPMRSPIPNGVDSGFQDEIEKFRVEIQRLQASEAEIKALSVNYAALLKEKEEQLSRLQEENGSLRQTVEATNTGQYVSRNGSPKMLTSNPNVLKGIDDQSPGRQYRITTQANSRSTGNRTHKGTAFTQESVSNGSAQVLQSNGIEYEKELADLLEEKSRSLTIMQANHESEIKQLRMELGKEHDNLAKIQLKLEEEHKLNESFQKEVQNFKMDKDKNSMEMKELRNELSAKISEIRRLQLELNRSDKEVDETAESLKREIAALQKENINLKLKKDELEAALKTSGKSSPDKKFTDDPDSSNKHSNNLDQSSGHFPGKEEMELSLQKFETDLKEVRRERDKALQELTRLKQHLLDKELEESEKMDEDSKIIEELRANSEYQRAQILHLENTLKQAMTSQEEGKKINNNEHQKAKETISDLKQKLASYMNTIDAKNVELSNLQTALGQYYAESEAKDRLERDLALAREESAKRSELLKDANQRVEISRQEKEDIVAKLSQAERMISEGKRTVQKLEEDNIKLRRALEQSMTRLNRMSLDSDYFVDRRIVIKLLVTYFQRNHSKEVLDLMVRMLGFSEEDKQRIGVAHQGAGKGVVRGVLGLPGRLVGGFLGGGSPELHSHVPSENQSFADLWVDFLLKETEERERREAAEATAVSKDSPWGRSPSSTGSTGAVPDHRTSTASAASGFSSTSRLNMLQHEHSETEFSTVPLTSSVSLPLEKGF comes from the exons ATTGAAAAATTCAGAGTGGAAATTCAGAGGCTTCAGGCATCTGAGGCTGAAATTAAGGCATTGTCTGTCAACTATGCGGCTTtgttgaaggagaaagag GAGCAACTTTCCAGATTACAGGAAGAAAATGGTTCATTGAGACAGACTGTGGAAGCAACAAATACTGGGCAGTATGTATCTAGAAATGGAAGTCCCAAGATGCTGACTAGTAATCCAAATGTACTCAAG GGGATCGACGACCAATCACCCGGCAGGCAGTACAGGATTACAACTCAAGCAAACAGTCGTTCTACTGGTAACCGGACACACAAAGGCACTGCCTTTACACAGGAATCTGTAAGCAATGGGAGTGCGCAGGTTCTTCAGTCCAATGGAATCGAATATGAAAAG GAGCTTGCAGATTTGCTGGAAGAGAAGAGCAGATCCTTGACAATAATGCAAGCCAATCATGAGTCAGAGATTAAACAATTGCGGATGGAACTTGGTAAAGAACATGATAATCTAGCAAAGATACAATTAAAATTAGAAG agGAGCACAAGCTGAATGAATCTTTTCAGAAGGAAGTCCAAAATTTTAAGATGGACAAGGACAAA AATTCTATGGAGATGAAAGAGCTCCGCAATGAATTGAGTGcaaaaatttcagaaataaGACGACTGCAACTGGAGCTGAACAGAAGTGACAAAGAAGTGGATGAAACTGCTGAGAGTTTGAAAAGAGAAATAGCAGCCCTGCAGAAGGAAAACATCAATCTTAAG CTAAAGAAGGATGAACTTGAGGCTGCCCTGAAAACGAGTGGAAAGTCTTCACCTGATAAAAAATTTACAGATGATCCAGACTCTTCAAACAAGCATTCAAATAATTTGGATCAG TCATCTGGACATTTTCctggaaaagaagaaatggagctgTCCTTACAGAAGTTTGAGACAGATTTGAAGGAAGTCCGCCGAGAAAGGGATAAAGCATTGCAAGAATTGACCAGACTGAAGCAGCACTTGTTAGATAAG GAACTTGAAGAGTCGGAGAAAATGGACGAGGATAGTAAAATCATTGAAGAGCTTCGAGCAAATTCTGAATATCAAAGAGCTCAAATTTTGCATTTGGAGAACACTCTGAAGCAAGCAATGACAAGTCAGGAGGAGGGTAAGAagataaacaataatgaacATCAAAAGGCGAAGGAAACAATAAGTGACCTGAAACAAAAACTTGCAAGCTATATGAACACTATTGATGCCAAAAATGTTGAACTTTCGAATCTTCAGACAGCTCTTGGCCAATACTATGCTGAAAGTGAGGCTAAG GATCGTCTAGAAAGAGATTTAGCCCTAGCAAGAGAAGAATCTGCCAAACGTTCTGAATTGTTGAAG GATGCAAATCAACGGGTGGAGATATCAAGGCAGGAAAAGGAAGATATAGTGGCTAAGCTTTCACAAGCAGAAAGGATGATATCTGAAGGTAAACGGACAGTACAAAAGCTTGAGGAAGACAATATAAAATTACGCCGTGCTCTTGAGCAGAGCATGACTAGACTTAACAGGATGTCGTTGGATTCAGATTACTTTGTTGACAG GCGTATTGTGATCAAATTACTTGTGACCTACTTCCAGAGAAACCACAGCAAAGAG GTTCTTGATCTTATGGTTAGAATGTTGGGATTCTCTGAGGAAGACAAACAGAGAATAGGTGTTGCTCATCAAGGTGCAGGGAAAGGTGTTGTTCGAGGAGTCTTGGGCCTACCTGGGCGTCTAGTTGGTGGCTTCTTGGGAGGAGGCTCACCTGAATTACATAGTCATGTGCCATCGGAAAACCAG TCCTTTGCAGATCTGTGGGTTGATTTTCTTCTCAAAGAGactgaagaaagagagagaagggaagctGCAGAAGCCACTGCGGTATCCAAGGATAGTCCATGGGGTAGAAGCCCAAGCAGCACGGGGTCAACTGGTGCAGTGCCTGATCATAGAACAAGCACAGCTAGTGCTGCTTCTGGTTTCTCTAGTACATCTCGGTTAAACATGCTGCAACATGAACACTCCGAGACAGAGTTCTCAACAGTTCCCCTTACATCATCGGTTTCATTACCTTTAGAAAAAGGTTTCTGA
- the LOC122664384 gene encoding golgin candidate 3-like isoform X1: MWSSIANLKENLNQMALDVQDAAEELEIYRTSTGEDPSLSDRRISHRFAQSKSPMRSPIPNGVDSGFQDEIEKFRVEIQRLQASEAEIKALSVNYAALLKEKEEQLSRLQEENGSLRQTVEATNTGQYVSRNGSPKMLTSNPNVLKGIDDQSPGRQYRITTQANSRSTGNRTHKGTAFTQESVSNGSAQVLQSNGIEYEKELADLLEEKSRSLTIMQANHESEIKQLRMELGKEHDNLAKIQLKLEEEHKLNESFQKEVQNFKMDKDKNSMEMKELRNELSAKISEIRRLQLELNRSDKEVDETAESLKREIAALQKENINLKLKKDELEAALKTSGKSSPDKKFTDDPDSSNKHSNNLDQLQSSGHFPGKEEMELSLQKFETDLKEVRRERDKALQELTRLKQHLLDKELEESEKMDEDSKIIEELRANSEYQRAQILHLENTLKQAMTSQEEGKKINNNEHQKAKETISDLKQKLASYMNTIDAKNVELSNLQTALGQYYAESEAKDRLERDLALAREESAKRSELLKDANQRVEISRQEKEDIVAKLSQAERMISEGKRTVQKLEEDNIKLRRALEQSMTRLNRMSLDSDYFVDRRIVIKLLVTYFQRNHSKEVLDLMVRMLGFSEEDKQRIGVAHQGAGKGVVRGVLGLPGRLVGGFLGGGSPELHSHVPSENQSFADLWVDFLLKETEERERREAAEATAVSKDSPWGRSPSSTGSTGAVPDHRTSTASAASGFSSTSRLNMLQHEHSETEFSTVPLTSSVSLPLEKGF; encoded by the exons ATTGAAAAATTCAGAGTGGAAATTCAGAGGCTTCAGGCATCTGAGGCTGAAATTAAGGCATTGTCTGTCAACTATGCGGCTTtgttgaaggagaaagag GAGCAACTTTCCAGATTACAGGAAGAAAATGGTTCATTGAGACAGACTGTGGAAGCAACAAATACTGGGCAGTATGTATCTAGAAATGGAAGTCCCAAGATGCTGACTAGTAATCCAAATGTACTCAAG GGGATCGACGACCAATCACCCGGCAGGCAGTACAGGATTACAACTCAAGCAAACAGTCGTTCTACTGGTAACCGGACACACAAAGGCACTGCCTTTACACAGGAATCTGTAAGCAATGGGAGTGCGCAGGTTCTTCAGTCCAATGGAATCGAATATGAAAAG GAGCTTGCAGATTTGCTGGAAGAGAAGAGCAGATCCTTGACAATAATGCAAGCCAATCATGAGTCAGAGATTAAACAATTGCGGATGGAACTTGGTAAAGAACATGATAATCTAGCAAAGATACAATTAAAATTAGAAG agGAGCACAAGCTGAATGAATCTTTTCAGAAGGAAGTCCAAAATTTTAAGATGGACAAGGACAAA AATTCTATGGAGATGAAAGAGCTCCGCAATGAATTGAGTGcaaaaatttcagaaataaGACGACTGCAACTGGAGCTGAACAGAAGTGACAAAGAAGTGGATGAAACTGCTGAGAGTTTGAAAAGAGAAATAGCAGCCCTGCAGAAGGAAAACATCAATCTTAAG CTAAAGAAGGATGAACTTGAGGCTGCCCTGAAAACGAGTGGAAAGTCTTCACCTGATAAAAAATTTACAGATGATCCAGACTCTTCAAACAAGCATTCAAATAATTTGGATCAG CTACAGTCATCTGGACATTTTCctggaaaagaagaaatggagctgTCCTTACAGAAGTTTGAGACAGATTTGAAGGAAGTCCGCCGAGAAAGGGATAAAGCATTGCAAGAATTGACCAGACTGAAGCAGCACTTGTTAGATAAG GAACTTGAAGAGTCGGAGAAAATGGACGAGGATAGTAAAATCATTGAAGAGCTTCGAGCAAATTCTGAATATCAAAGAGCTCAAATTTTGCATTTGGAGAACACTCTGAAGCAAGCAATGACAAGTCAGGAGGAGGGTAAGAagataaacaataatgaacATCAAAAGGCGAAGGAAACAATAAGTGACCTGAAACAAAAACTTGCAAGCTATATGAACACTATTGATGCCAAAAATGTTGAACTTTCGAATCTTCAGACAGCTCTTGGCCAATACTATGCTGAAAGTGAGGCTAAG GATCGTCTAGAAAGAGATTTAGCCCTAGCAAGAGAAGAATCTGCCAAACGTTCTGAATTGTTGAAG GATGCAAATCAACGGGTGGAGATATCAAGGCAGGAAAAGGAAGATATAGTGGCTAAGCTTTCACAAGCAGAAAGGATGATATCTGAAGGTAAACGGACAGTACAAAAGCTTGAGGAAGACAATATAAAATTACGCCGTGCTCTTGAGCAGAGCATGACTAGACTTAACAGGATGTCGTTGGATTCAGATTACTTTGTTGACAG GCGTATTGTGATCAAATTACTTGTGACCTACTTCCAGAGAAACCACAGCAAAGAG GTTCTTGATCTTATGGTTAGAATGTTGGGATTCTCTGAGGAAGACAAACAGAGAATAGGTGTTGCTCATCAAGGTGCAGGGAAAGGTGTTGTTCGAGGAGTCTTGGGCCTACCTGGGCGTCTAGTTGGTGGCTTCTTGGGAGGAGGCTCACCTGAATTACATAGTCATGTGCCATCGGAAAACCAG TCCTTTGCAGATCTGTGGGTTGATTTTCTTCTCAAAGAGactgaagaaagagagagaagggaagctGCAGAAGCCACTGCGGTATCCAAGGATAGTCCATGGGGTAGAAGCCCAAGCAGCACGGGGTCAACTGGTGCAGTGCCTGATCATAGAACAAGCACAGCTAGTGCTGCTTCTGGTTTCTCTAGTACATCTCGGTTAAACATGCTGCAACATGAACACTCCGAGACAGAGTTCTCAACAGTTCCCCTTACATCATCGGTTTCATTACCTTTAGAAAAAGGTTTCTGA